In Georgenia soli, a genomic segment contains:
- a CDS encoding sulfite exporter TauE/SafE family protein, with amino-acid sequence MPELSALAWSLLVAGALLVGLSKTAVPGAATISVALFAAVLPARASTGALLVLLMVGDLFAVWSYRAHADLATLRRLVPTVLLGVLAGTAFLAVAGDDGVRRTIGVILLGLLALTVARRARSRRARRTGEGSPRPAGGGLRRRITTGTYGVLGGFTTMVANAGGPVMALYFLASSYSINRFLGTAAWFFFAVNLAKTPFSVSLGLITADSLRLDLLLLPAVVLGALVGRPLARRLDQQLFERLVMALTVVSALYLLLG; translated from the coding sequence GTGCCCGAGCTGTCCGCCCTCGCCTGGTCCCTCCTGGTCGCAGGCGCCCTGCTGGTCGGACTGAGCAAGACGGCGGTGCCCGGCGCGGCCACCATCTCCGTCGCGCTCTTCGCCGCCGTCCTGCCCGCCCGCGCCTCCACCGGGGCCCTGCTGGTGCTGCTGATGGTCGGCGACCTGTTCGCGGTGTGGAGCTACCGCGCGCACGCCGACCTCGCGACGCTGCGACGCCTCGTCCCCACCGTGCTGCTCGGCGTGCTGGCGGGGACCGCGTTCCTCGCCGTGGCGGGGGACGACGGCGTGCGGCGCACCATCGGGGTCATCCTCCTGGGGCTCCTCGCCCTCACCGTGGCGCGGCGGGCACGTTCCCGGCGTGCCCGCCGCACCGGCGAGGGATCACCTCGGCCCGCCGGCGGAGGGCTGCGCCGTCGGATCACCACCGGCACCTACGGCGTCCTGGGCGGGTTCACCACGATGGTCGCGAACGCAGGCGGCCCCGTGATGGCGCTGTACTTCCTCGCCTCGAGCTACTCGATCAACCGCTTCCTGGGCACGGCGGCGTGGTTCTTCTTCGCCGTGAACCTCGCGAAGACGCCGTTCTCGGTCTCGCTCGGCCTGATCACCGCCGACTCACTGCGCCTCGACCTCCTGCTGCTGCCGGCCGTCGTCCTCGGGGCGCTGGTGGGCCGCCCGCTCGCGCGCCGGCTCGACCAGCAGCTCTTCGAGCGGCTGGTGATGGCGCTGACCGTGGTCTCGGCCCTCTACCTCCTGCTGGGGTGA
- a CDS encoding PhoH family protein: protein MAEPTGTALRTYVLDTSVLLSDPRAILRFAEHDVVLPVVVITELEAKRHHAELGYFARSALRLLDDLRVTHGRLDSAVPVGDDGGTVRVELNHSSELVLPSGLRLGDNDTRILAVAANLAAEGHAVTVVSKDLPMRVKASAVGLHAEEYRAQQVVDSGYTGMTTAELTESEMAQLWDEGQVAVADLATPGSLTQVPTHTGAVLHSPRGSALGRVAADGTLRLVRGDREVFGVRGRSAEQRIAIDHLVDPDIGIVSLGGRAGTGKSALALCAGLEAVLERREHRKVVVFRPLYAVGGQELGYLPGDQTEKMNPWAEAVYDTLGAVVAPEVLDEVIARGMLEVLPLTHIRGRSLHEAFVIVDEAQSLERNVLLTVLSRIGQNSKVVLTHDVAQRDNLRVGRHDGVAAVVEALKGKELFAHVTLTRSERSAVSALVTDLLEGIDI from the coding sequence GTGGCCGAGCCGACCGGCACCGCGTTGCGGACCTACGTGCTGGACACCTCCGTGCTGCTCTCCGACCCGCGGGCGATCCTCCGCTTCGCGGAGCACGACGTCGTCCTGCCCGTCGTGGTGATCACCGAGCTGGAGGCCAAGCGGCACCACGCCGAGCTGGGGTACTTCGCCCGCAGCGCCCTGCGGCTGCTGGACGACCTTCGGGTGACCCACGGCCGCCTCGACTCCGCCGTCCCGGTCGGGGACGACGGCGGGACCGTGCGCGTGGAGCTCAACCACTCGAGCGAGCTGGTGCTGCCCTCCGGGCTGCGGCTCGGCGACAACGACACGCGCATCCTCGCCGTCGCCGCCAACCTCGCCGCCGAGGGGCACGCGGTCACCGTGGTCTCCAAGGACCTGCCCATGCGGGTCAAGGCCTCCGCCGTCGGGCTGCACGCCGAGGAGTACCGCGCCCAGCAGGTCGTCGACTCCGGCTACACCGGGATGACGACGGCGGAGCTGACCGAGTCGGAGATGGCCCAGCTGTGGGACGAGGGTCAGGTCGCCGTCGCGGACCTGGCCACCCCGGGCTCGCTGACCCAGGTCCCCACCCACACCGGCGCCGTCCTGCACTCCCCGCGCGGCTCGGCGCTCGGGCGCGTGGCCGCGGACGGGACGCTGCGGCTCGTGCGCGGCGACAGGGAGGTGTTCGGGGTGCGCGGGCGCAGCGCCGAGCAGCGCATCGCCATCGACCACCTCGTCGACCCGGACATCGGCATCGTCTCGCTCGGCGGCCGTGCCGGCACGGGCAAGTCGGCCCTCGCCCTGTGCGCCGGCCTTGAGGCGGTGCTGGAGCGTCGGGAGCACCGCAAGGTCGTCGTCTTCCGCCCGCTCTACGCGGTCGGCGGGCAGGAGCTGGGCTACCTGCCGGGCGACCAGACCGAGAAGATGAACCCGTGGGCCGAGGCCGTCTACGACACCCTCGGTGCCGTCGTGGCGCCGGAGGTGCTCGACGAGGTAATCGCCCGCGGCATGCTCGAGGTGCTGCCGCTGACGCACATCCGTGGCCGGTCCCTGCACGAGGCGTTCGTGATCGTGGACGAGGCCCAGTCGCTCGAGCGCAACGTGCTGCTGACCGTGCTCTCCCGCATCGGGCAGAACTCGAAGGTGGTGCTCACCCACGACGTCGCCCAGCGCGACAACCTCAGGGTGGGCCGCCACGACGGCGTGGCCGCGGTGGTCGAGGCGCTCAAGGGCAAGGAGCTCTTCGCGCACGTCACCCTCACCCGGTCCGAGCGTTCCGCCGTCTCCGCGCTGGTGACCGACCTGCTGGAGGGGATCGACATCTGA
- a CDS encoding isoprenyl transferase — protein MREPDLLYQLYERRLVAALQPERIPRHVGVILDGNRRWARAVGTPPVHGHRRGADKITELLEWSEEVGVEVVTLWMLSTDNLQRDPGEVADLLDIIATAVERLAGTGRWSLRVVGSLDLLPEPMAERLRAAQARAEDVAGMQVNVAIGYGGRDEITYAVRSLLRERAKAGETLESVAAALTVDDIADHLYTKGQPDPDLVIRTSGEQRLGGFLLWQSVHSEYYFCEAYWPDFRRVDFLRALRDYAQRERRLGR, from the coding sequence ATGCGAGAGCCGGACCTGCTGTACCAGCTGTACGAGCGACGTCTCGTCGCCGCCCTGCAGCCCGAACGCATCCCCCGCCACGTCGGGGTGATCCTCGACGGGAACCGCCGCTGGGCGCGCGCCGTCGGCACGCCGCCCGTCCACGGGCACCGCCGCGGGGCCGACAAGATCACCGAGCTCCTCGAGTGGTCCGAGGAGGTCGGCGTCGAGGTCGTCACGCTCTGGATGCTCTCGACCGACAACCTCCAGCGCGACCCCGGCGAGGTCGCCGACCTGCTCGACATCATCGCCACCGCCGTGGAGAGGCTCGCCGGGACAGGGCGGTGGTCGCTCCGCGTCGTCGGCTCGCTCGACCTGCTGCCCGAGCCGATGGCCGAGCGTCTGCGTGCGGCCCAGGCGCGGGCCGAGGACGTGGCCGGGATGCAGGTCAACGTCGCCATCGGCTACGGCGGGCGGGACGAGATCACCTACGCCGTGCGCTCCTTGCTGCGCGAGCGCGCGAAGGCCGGGGAGACGCTGGAGTCCGTCGCGGCGGCCCTGACGGTGGACGACATCGCCGACCACCTGTACACCAAGGGGCAGCCCGACCCCGACCTGGTCATCCGGACCTCGGGCGAGCAGCGGCTGGGCGGGTTCCTGCTGTGGCAGTCGGTGCACAGCGAGTACTACTTCTGCGAGGCGTACTGGCCGGACTTCCGGCGCGTGGACTTCCTGCGCGCGCTGCGCGACTACGCCCAGCGCGAGCGCCGGCTCGGGCGCTGA
- the trhA gene encoding PAQR family membrane homeostasis protein TrhA, with translation MPHDVDEPSVGETIAAAVKPRLRGWIHAGTAPVALVAGLVLVILSPTTQARVSTAVFALAGVVLFGTSAVYHRGTWSPRAAAVLRRADHSNIFLLIAGTYTPLAVLLLDRSTATVLLAVVWVGAVLGIAARLLWLDAPRWVYVPIYLGLGWVAVGFLPAFWRSGGPVVFWLVALGGLAYTLGATAYALKRPNPSPRWFGFHELFHVGTVIGWGCHYAAVSVAAYQAA, from the coding sequence ATGCCCCACGACGTCGACGAGCCCTCGGTCGGCGAGACGATCGCCGCGGCGGTCAAGCCGCGCCTGCGCGGCTGGATCCATGCCGGCACGGCCCCCGTCGCGCTGGTGGCCGGCCTGGTCCTCGTGATCCTCTCCCCCACCACGCAGGCTCGGGTCTCCACCGCCGTCTTCGCTCTCGCGGGCGTCGTGCTGTTCGGCACCTCCGCCGTCTACCACCGCGGGACGTGGTCGCCCCGGGCCGCCGCCGTGCTGCGCCGCGCAGACCACTCGAACATCTTCCTGCTCATCGCCGGCACCTACACCCCGCTCGCGGTCCTGCTGCTGGACCGTTCGACCGCCACGGTCCTGCTCGCGGTCGTGTGGGTGGGTGCGGTCCTGGGCATCGCGGCCCGGCTGCTCTGGCTCGACGCACCCCGCTGGGTCTATGTGCCGATCTACCTCGGCCTCGGCTGGGTGGCCGTGGGGTTCCTGCCGGCGTTCTGGCGCTCCGGCGGCCCCGTGGTGTTCTGGCTGGTGGCGCTCGGTGGCCTCGCCTACACCCTCGGCGCGACGGCGTACGCCCTCAAGCGCCCGAACCCCAGCCCGCGCTGGTTCGGCTTCCACGAGCTCTTCCACGTCGGGACCGTCATCGGCTGGGGCTGCCACTACGCGGCGGTGTCCGTCGCGGCCTACCAGGCGGCCTGA
- a CDS encoding PPK2 family polyphosphate kinase, producing the protein MGDAENLWTRDPRTVLRAGPDLDLSALDRHGRPGWAGGKDEAKAFTARRGRLLSELQERLFAHGRTGGDRAVLLVVQGLDTAGKGGIVRHVIGMVDPQGVALRAFGVPTEEERQHHFLWRVRRALPRPGLIGVFDRSHYEDVLVPRVQGLVEEDVLTRRFDEINHFEEEIAASGTTVVKVALMVSYEEQGLRLMERLDRPDKHWKFDPGDVDTRRSWDAYQSAYADVLARTSTGVAPWYVVPADRKWYARLAVTELLTRTLVDLDLHWPGVSWDVAEQRRRLAATMSEESLREAASGVEDRAAEYRESEAAYAAAVADASSTESRRGG; encoded by the coding sequence ATGGGCGACGCCGAGAACCTGTGGACCAGGGACCCGCGGACGGTCCTGCGCGCGGGACCCGACCTCGACCTCTCCGCTCTCGACCGTCACGGCCGGCCCGGCTGGGCCGGCGGCAAGGACGAGGCCAAGGCCTTCACGGCCCGGCGCGGACGCCTCCTCTCCGAGCTGCAGGAGCGCCTCTTCGCCCACGGACGCACCGGCGGGGACCGGGCCGTCCTGCTGGTCGTGCAGGGCCTCGACACGGCGGGCAAGGGCGGCATCGTCCGGCACGTGATCGGCATGGTGGATCCGCAGGGCGTGGCGCTGCGCGCGTTCGGCGTCCCCACCGAGGAGGAGAGGCAGCACCACTTCCTGTGGCGGGTCCGGCGCGCCCTGCCCCGCCCGGGCCTGATCGGGGTGTTCGACCGCTCCCACTACGAGGACGTGCTGGTCCCCCGCGTGCAGGGCCTCGTCGAGGAGGATGTCCTGACGCGGCGCTTCGACGAGATCAACCACTTCGAGGAGGAGATCGCCGCCTCCGGCACCACGGTCGTCAAGGTCGCGCTCATGGTGTCCTACGAGGAGCAGGGCCTACGCCTCATGGAGCGCCTGGACCGGCCCGACAAGCACTGGAAGTTCGACCCCGGCGACGTCGACACCCGCCGCAGCTGGGACGCCTACCAGTCCGCCTACGCCGACGTCCTCGCGCGCACCAGCACCGGTGTCGCACCCTGGTACGTCGTCCCCGCTGACCGGAAGTGGTACGCCCGGCTCGCGGTGACCGAGCTGCTGACCCGGACGCTGGTGGACCTCGACCTGCACTGGCCCGGGGTGAGCTGGGACGTCGCCGAGCAGAGGCGGCGGCTCGCCGCCACCATGAGCGAGGAGAGCCTGCGCGAGGCCGCGTCCGGCGTCGAGGACAGGGCCGCCGAGTACCGCGAGTCCGAGGCCGCCTACGCGGCCGCGGTGGCAGACGCCTCGTCCACCGAGAGCCGCCGCGGCGGCTGA
- the mca gene encoding mycothiol conjugate amidase Mca, which yields MTHEALRLMAVHAHPDDESSKGAATSARYAAEGNRVLVVTCTGGERGDILNPKLEGDPEILRDMPGYRRREMATAAEALGIEHVWLGFVDSGLPEGDPLPPLPEGCFALEPLEVPVGALVRQIRDFRPHVMTCYDENGGYPHPDHIMAHKVAVAAYEAAADPDAYPEAGEPWAVQKLYYDISFSVARIETVHRALQERGVSSPFEEWFETRRNRPRREATARVECADYFPQRDAALRAHATQIDPDGFFFQVPRDIEKEVWPFEEFELARARVEVADGVEDDLFAGVVPAGLPVSGVASGVDGPADGRVER from the coding sequence GTGACCCACGAGGCGTTGCGGCTCATGGCCGTGCATGCGCACCCGGACGACGAGTCGAGCAAGGGGGCGGCGACGTCGGCGCGTTACGCGGCCGAGGGGAACCGGGTGCTGGTGGTGACGTGCACCGGAGGGGAGCGCGGCGACATCCTCAACCCCAAGCTCGAGGGCGACCCGGAGATCCTGCGGGACATGCCGGGCTACCGCCGTCGGGAGATGGCCACGGCCGCCGAGGCGCTCGGTATAGAGCACGTGTGGCTCGGGTTCGTGGACTCGGGCCTGCCCGAGGGGGACCCGCTGCCGCCGCTCCCGGAGGGCTGCTTCGCGCTGGAGCCGCTCGAGGTGCCGGTCGGGGCGCTCGTGCGGCAGATCCGGGACTTCCGCCCCCACGTCATGACCTGCTACGACGAGAACGGCGGATATCCGCACCCGGACCACATCATGGCCCACAAGGTCGCCGTCGCGGCCTACGAGGCGGCGGCCGACCCGGACGCCTACCCGGAGGCGGGCGAGCCGTGGGCGGTGCAGAAGCTGTACTACGACATCTCCTTCTCGGTCGCCCGGATCGAGACCGTCCACCGCGCGCTTCAGGAGCGCGGGGTCAGCTCGCCCTTCGAGGAGTGGTTCGAGACGCGCCGCAACCGGCCTCGCCGCGAGGCGACGGCGCGGGTGGAGTGCGCCGACTACTTCCCCCAGCGGGACGCCGCGCTGCGGGCGCACGCCACGCAGATCGACCCCGACGGCTTCTTCTTCCAGGTCCCCCGGGACATCGAGAAGGAGGTCTGGCCGTTCGAGGAGTTCGAGCTCGCCCGTGCCCGCGTCGAGGTCGCGGACGGCGTCGAGGACGACCTGTTCGCGGGGGTCGTCCCGGCGGGCCTGCCCGTCTCGGGCGTCGCCTCGGGCGTCGACGGCCCGGCCGATGGCAGGGTTGAGCGATGA
- a CDS encoding DUF4307 domain-containing protein, with protein sequence MTEPAAQRPAGDPAVMAARYGGAGSGRRGLVVGGVVAALLVAGGLGIQASNLTKPAVVAENLGFTVEGPGTTTVRFNLRAEPGSTVRCTLVALNESFTEVGYREVEIGPVDKQLTSHQVDVATTELATSGSVQQCRTLDAG encoded by the coding sequence GTGACCGAGCCCGCAGCACAGCGCCCCGCCGGCGACCCGGCCGTGATGGCGGCCCGTTACGGCGGGGCCGGGTCCGGCCGGCGCGGCCTCGTCGTCGGCGGGGTGGTGGCTGCGCTCCTGGTGGCGGGCGGGCTGGGCATCCAGGCGTCCAACCTCACAAAGCCGGCCGTCGTCGCCGAGAACCTCGGCTTCACCGTGGAGGGGCCGGGCACCACCACCGTGCGGTTCAACCTGCGCGCGGAGCCGGGGTCGACCGTTCGCTGCACGCTGGTGGCGCTGAACGAGTCCTTCACCGAGGTGGGGTACCGCGAGGTGGAGATCGGACCGGTGGACAAGCAGCTCACGTCCCACCAGGTCGACGTCGCCACCACGGAGCTCGCGACGTCCGGCAGCGTCCAGCAGTGCCGCACCCTCGACGCGGGCTGA
- the greA gene encoding transcription elongation factor GreA gives MTQTSTTWLTQDAYNRLKAELEHLTGRGRQEIAEKIDAARQEGDLKENGGYHAAREEQAKQEARIVQLTELLRNAHVGEPPPDDGIVESGMVVTATIAGRERKFLLGSREGAVDLDIDVYSESSPLGAALVGRSAGDAVTYEAPNGAQIEVKIGEVKPFKG, from the coding sequence GTGACACAGACGAGCACCACCTGGCTCACCCAGGACGCGTACAACCGGCTCAAGGCTGAGCTCGAGCACCTCACGGGCCGCGGGCGGCAGGAGATCGCCGAGAAGATCGACGCCGCGCGTCAGGAGGGCGACCTCAAGGAGAACGGCGGGTACCACGCCGCTCGTGAGGAGCAGGCCAAGCAGGAGGCGCGGATCGTCCAGCTGACCGAGCTGCTCCGTAACGCGCACGTGGGCGAGCCGCCGCCGGACGACGGCATCGTCGAGTCCGGCATGGTCGTCACCGCGACGATCGCCGGCCGGGAGCGCAAGTTCCTGCTCGGGTCACGCGAGGGTGCGGTGGACCTGGACATCGACGTGTACTCCGAGTCGTCGCCGCTCGGCGCGGCCCTGGTGGGCCGTTCTGCCGGTGACGCGGTGACCTACGAGGCACCCAACGGTGCGCAGATCGAGGTCAAGATCGGCGAGGTCAAGCCCTTCAAGGGCTGA
- the ilvA gene encoding threonine ammonia-lyase, translating into MTASWRAAPATAAFDRATFAAAAEVISGVAHRTPVEESTTLGRVVGKRVHLKAENLQRTGSFKIRGAYVRISRLTEEEKARGVVAASAGNHAQGVALAAHRLGIPAKIFMPVDAALPKVAATRQYGAEVVLVGENLNGSMAAALDEVERTGRVLIHPYDHPDIVAGQGTIGLEILEQVPDVRTIVVPTGGGGLLAGVAAAVHSVDPGIDVVGVQAATAAAYPASLAEGRPVLLEDLHTMADGIAVGMPGDVPFRLIREHVREIRTVTEEQLSRAVLHVVERAKLVVEPSGAAGVAALLADPGAFRGPVVVVLSGGNVDPLVLLRIIRHGMTAAGRYLQMRVLVQDSPGSLAGLLNKLAASGGNVVSVEHTRTSAGLAVDEVEISVELETKGPEHCQSVLEALRAAGYTILAP; encoded by the coding sequence GTGACCGCCTCCTGGCGGGCGGCGCCCGCGACCGCGGCCTTCGACCGCGCCACCTTCGCCGCTGCCGCCGAGGTGATCTCCGGCGTCGCGCACCGCACGCCGGTGGAGGAGTCCACGACGCTCGGCCGCGTCGTCGGGAAACGGGTCCATCTCAAGGCCGAGAACCTCCAGCGCACGGGGTCGTTCAAGATCCGCGGCGCCTACGTGCGCATCAGCCGCCTGACCGAGGAGGAGAAGGCACGCGGCGTCGTGGCGGCCTCGGCCGGCAACCACGCCCAGGGGGTCGCGCTGGCGGCTCACCGCCTGGGCATCCCGGCCAAGATCTTCATGCCCGTCGACGCCGCGCTCCCCAAGGTCGCCGCCACCCGGCAGTACGGCGCCGAGGTCGTGCTCGTGGGCGAGAACCTCAACGGCTCCATGGCGGCCGCGCTCGACGAGGTCGAGCGCACCGGGCGGGTGCTGATCCACCCCTACGACCACCCCGACATCGTGGCGGGCCAGGGCACCATCGGGCTGGAGATCCTCGAGCAGGTGCCGGACGTGCGCACCATCGTCGTCCCCACCGGAGGCGGGGGGCTGCTCGCCGGCGTCGCCGCGGCCGTCCACAGCGTCGACCCGGGGATCGACGTCGTCGGTGTGCAGGCCGCCACGGCCGCCGCGTACCCGGCGTCGCTCGCCGAGGGCCGCCCGGTGCTCCTCGAGGACCTGCACACGATGGCGGACGGCATCGCGGTCGGGATGCCCGGCGACGTCCCTTTCCGGCTGATCCGGGAGCACGTGCGGGAGATCCGCACCGTCACCGAGGAGCAGCTCTCGCGCGCCGTCCTGCACGTCGTCGAGCGTGCCAAGCTGGTGGTCGAGCCGTCGGGTGCGGCGGGGGTGGCTGCCCTGCTCGCGGACCCGGGCGCGTTCCGCGGCCCCGTGGTGGTCGTGCTCTCCGGCGGCAACGTCGACCCGCTCGTGCTGCTGCGGATCATCCGCCACGGCATGACCGCGGCCGGGCGCTACCTGCAGATGCGCGTGCTCGTCCAGGACTCCCCGGGCAGTCTGGCCGGGCTGCTCAACAAGCTCGCCGCGTCGGGCGGGAACGTCGTCAGCGTCGAGCACACCCGGACCTCCGCGGGGCTGGCCGTCGACGAGGTCGAGATCTCGGTGGAGCTGGAGACCAAGGGCCCGGAGCACTGCCAGAGCGTGCTCGAGGCGCTGCGTGCGGCCGGCTACACCATCCTGGCGCCCTGA
- a CDS encoding AI-2E family transporter: MPEQSNDEGGRRRNLRIRLRRSEDAAAVPAVPTADAGGVPERLGRRPGRGGAAAPGTASRRAPASTLVDGVPRSLRVAAGWSWRLIVVAAAIALLVYLVATFQTIVVAVLVALLLAVLLEPISVWLRRVLHFPRTLAALTALVGLVAFVVGLLVLAGRSIVEGFGALAERVGVATQDAIDWLANGPLGIDEQQVQGYLDQATSQLQANSDRLVSGVVGVTSSVTSVATGAVIALFCLFFFLREGRRMWHWFVRLAPVGVRDKINEAGIRGWMTLGGYARTQILVAFVDAVGIAAGAAILQVPLALPIGILVFLFSFIPIVGAFISGAVAVVVALVDQGLVTALIMLAIVLAVQQLEGNVLQPWLQGNAVSLHPVAILLAVTAGTGIAGVLGALFAVPVVATINTVVLYLYGHDKYPSLDSDMHRPGGPPGAVFESIATSYAHIADSDKGADEDGPVTPDDGGARPGPDISDGGAGDAGHRFQGPR, encoded by the coding sequence ATGCCTGAACAGAGCAACGACGAGGGCGGGCGCCGCCGCAACCTACGGATCCGGCTGCGGCGCTCGGAGGACGCCGCAGCTGTGCCCGCCGTCCCGACGGCCGACGCCGGAGGCGTGCCGGAACGTCTCGGGCGCCGCCCGGGGCGTGGCGGTGCGGCAGCTCCCGGAACAGCCTCGCGGCGCGCCCCGGCCTCGACGCTGGTGGACGGCGTCCCACGCTCGCTGCGCGTGGCCGCCGGCTGGTCCTGGCGGCTCATCGTCGTGGCGGCGGCGATCGCGCTGCTCGTCTACCTCGTCGCCACGTTCCAGACGATCGTGGTGGCGGTGCTGGTCGCCCTGCTGCTGGCGGTTCTCCTCGAGCCGATCTCGGTCTGGCTGCGCCGGGTCCTGCACTTCCCGCGCACCCTCGCGGCCCTGACGGCGCTCGTGGGGCTCGTGGCGTTCGTCGTCGGTCTGCTCGTCCTCGCCGGCCGCTCGATCGTGGAGGGCTTCGGCGCCCTCGCCGAGCGGGTCGGGGTGGCGACGCAGGACGCCATCGACTGGCTGGCGAACGGCCCCCTCGGCATCGACGAGCAGCAGGTCCAGGGCTACCTCGACCAGGCCACGAGCCAGCTGCAGGCCAACTCCGACCGGCTGGTCAGCGGCGTCGTGGGTGTCACCAGCTCGGTGACGTCGGTCGCCACCGGCGCGGTGATCGCGCTCTTCTGCCTCTTCTTCTTCCTGCGTGAGGGCCGCAGGATGTGGCACTGGTTCGTCCGCCTCGCCCCCGTGGGAGTGCGCGACAAGATCAACGAGGCGGGCATCCGCGGGTGGATGACGCTGGGCGGCTACGCCCGGACGCAGATCCTCGTGGCGTTCGTCGACGCGGTGGGCATCGCCGCCGGAGCGGCGATCCTGCAGGTCCCGCTCGCCCTGCCCATCGGCATCCTCGTCTTCCTGTTCTCCTTCATCCCCATCGTCGGTGCCTTCATCTCCGGTGCCGTCGCCGTCGTCGTCGCGCTGGTCGACCAGGGGCTCGTCACCGCGCTGATCATGCTCGCCATCGTCCTCGCCGTGCAGCAGCTCGAGGGCAACGTGCTCCAGCCGTGGCTGCAGGGCAACGCCGTCTCCCTGCACCCGGTGGCGATCCTCCTCGCGGTGACCGCCGGCACCGGGATCGCCGGCGTCCTCGGTGCGCTGTTCGCCGTGCCGGTCGTGGCCACCATCAACACGGTGGTCCTCTACCTCTACGGGCACGACAAGTACCCCAGCCTCGACAGCGACATGCACCGGCCAGGGGGGCCGCCCGGTGCCGTCTTCGAGTCGATCGCCACCTCCTACGCCCACATCGCCGACTCCGACAAGGGGGCGGACGAGGACGGCCCGGTCACCCCGGACGACGGCGGAGCCCGTCCGGGCCCGGACATCTCCGACGGCGGGGCCGGGGACGCCGGCCACCGGTTCCAGGGGCCGCGGTGA
- the msrA gene encoding peptide-methionine (S)-S-oxide reductase MsrA: MFGLGRRTQMVTAEEALPGRPTPGYPVPVTHEVLGTPLQGPWPAGSEVMYVAMGCFWGAERIFWRQPGVVSTAAGYLGGFTEHPTYEEVCTGLTGHTEAVKVVYDPAKTSPELLLKAFWENHDPTTPNRQGNDIGTQYRSGIYWTTPGQEAAARATRDAFQEVLTEHGHGAIATELLPFPGRFYYAEDYHQQYLHKNPNGYCNHGPNGLTCPVGLVRQDQLPAQVDVAPPTD, translated from the coding sequence ATGTTCGGACTCGGCCGCAGGACGCAGATGGTCACCGCGGAGGAGGCCCTGCCCGGGCGCCCCACGCCCGGCTACCCCGTGCCCGTCACGCACGAGGTGCTCGGTACCCCGCTGCAGGGCCCGTGGCCCGCCGGCTCCGAGGTCATGTACGTGGCCATGGGGTGCTTCTGGGGCGCGGAGCGGATCTTCTGGCGCCAGCCCGGGGTCGTCTCCACCGCCGCCGGCTACCTCGGCGGGTTCACCGAGCACCCCACCTACGAGGAGGTGTGCACCGGTCTCACCGGTCACACCGAGGCGGTGAAGGTGGTCTACGACCCCGCGAAGACCTCCCCGGAGCTGCTGCTGAAGGCCTTCTGGGAGAACCACGACCCCACGACCCCGAACCGGCAGGGCAACGACATCGGCACCCAGTACCGCTCCGGGATCTACTGGACCACCCCCGGCCAGGAGGCCGCGGCCCGCGCGACCCGCGACGCCTTCCAGGAGGTCCTCACGGAGCACGGGCACGGCGCCATCGCGACCGAGCTGCTGCCGTTCCCGGGCCGGTTCTACTACGCCGAGGACTACCACCAGCAGTACCTGCACAAGAACCCGAACGGCTACTGCAACCACGGCCCCAACGGTCTGACGTGCCCGGTCGGTCTGGTGCGCCAGGACCAGCTGCCGGCCCAGGTCGACGTCGCGCCGCCTACCGACTGA
- a CDS encoding YybH family protein produces MPTLTEAELALHRGDPGPREELWSHDDPVTLFGAVLTESGWGPVEASFRWLAERFSDVEAWSYEVVGAGASGDLGYVAGVEHTRVRVNGADPETYDLRVTAVYRREAGRWRQVHRHGDPLPQSDSARRQMRRMTEGRAGPEP; encoded by the coding sequence ATGCCCACGCTCACCGAGGCAGAGCTCGCGCTGCACCGAGGCGATCCGGGGCCTCGTGAGGAGCTCTGGTCGCACGACGATCCGGTCACGCTGTTCGGGGCGGTGCTGACCGAGTCCGGGTGGGGCCCGGTCGAGGCCTCGTTCCGCTGGCTGGCGGAGCGCTTCTCCGACGTGGAGGCGTGGTCCTACGAGGTGGTGGGCGCCGGAGCCAGCGGCGACCTCGGGTACGTCGCCGGTGTGGAGCACACCCGCGTCCGGGTCAACGGTGCGGACCCGGAGACGTACGACCTTCGGGTCACGGCGGTCTACCGCCGTGAGGCTGGCCGGTGGCGGCAGGTGCACCGGCACGGGGACCCGCTCCCGCAGAGCGACTCCGCCCGGCGGCAGATGCGCCGGATGACCGAAGGCCGGGCCGGTCCTGAACCCTGA